CAGCTGCAAGTAGTGCAAATGCAACAGCAAAAACCTCAGACTGCACAAAAAGAACGAAGTGAATTAGTTTAAGTAACCGCATCATTGTGTAATGAAATTAAATTAGCATATTTCATACTAAGAAGTGACAGTTCTACAGTTCATATATATCATCATGTACACCAAGAAGCTTCAAAGGGTACATGCATACAAGGCAGGagtgaaagagaaaaacaatGAAACCAACACCTCATTAATAGGGAAACAGTGAAACTATGCCACAAGAAACTATATAATAAGAAGtggggaaaaaatgaaaatttgtttcttccAGATTACTCTTATGTTGTCCTCTTTAAAGAAAAACTTGAGGTTTGGGCAATTGTTCATCAAATGAAGGGTAGTCATTTACAAGAAACGGAATGGACTAGAAGAAGCCCTTTAATGATGACTGCCAAAGGAAAATTCTATTACTCATCCTCTTGAATACAAATTACAGTGCTTGATACCTTCACTTGTAGTTGATACATACATACACTTCATTATCTAAGTCCATGAAGTAGATACTAGGAACACTGCATAACACGAGCCATGCTATCGACAAGGACAAACACATCACCAAGCCAAACACCCCTTCAGTTTGAAATAAAAGTCACAACCTGTTCAGCAGTATTTGAAAGTAAAATTCACAAACCCATTGTCAAGTTCATTCATTATCCTATTTAGAGTTGAATCAGTCCTCTTCAATTCTCCTTGTTAACTTACTCTTTCTCATCTAATGGCTGTTGAAAACTCCACGCACATGCTTCTATCTTCAGCCTCCATGTCTATTTTACATTCAATGCATTCTGAATATTGTGGATTTTAGCTGAATGATCTAGGGAGGATGGGCTTTGGGTGAGAATGCATAGCTGTGCAGCTTTCGTACACTCTCTCAAAGCTGCATTTTCAGTACTATTAGAACTGGGCCAAGTATTAGATGATTATGTATTTATCATGGAAAATGAAGTGATAAAAGGAAAACCATACACATATTTCTTCATACATCATCCTAGCACTTGAACAATGGATATTCCCAAATAATCACTCCCAGGAGAATGCCCACTTCAGGTTATTTGGTTTCGTAAACCAGCCCTACCCCTACCCAATCAATGTTCTACATGAGTCATGACTAGTGCAGTTCAATGTGCCAGCAGTCGTGTCCTTGTGGTTGTAGTTGAGCTAGTGGTAAggtgattatttttattttcttaaccCATTAATTGCGAACCAACATCCAACCAAGGAAATAGAATGATTCCAGAGGGTCAGAGACTCATTGATTTGACCAATGACAAACATGGACACATGTCTAGATGTCTGACAAAGTCTAGGTCATATTAACTTGGCTGAAGAGGTTTTGAAAATTGGACATGGATATAAGTATGAGTCCACTGCATTGAGAGCAAATTGACCAGATGAATATACATGCAATATCTCAAGTATCTCTGATACAACCATCTGAAAAAATTTGTATCAAGAAAAGAGCTGCAGCTTCCATCTTATGTATAtccgttctctctctttctctctctaaaacgaAGTACAGCAACACTGATAACCCCATGTCAAGCAACACTGATAACCCCATGTCAAGATTAATCCGACAACAAATTCAACCTCACATAGTCGTTTTATAATAAGAATCCCATTGTCCAGCAGCATATCCTATTTCAAATTACACAATTGAGAGATAAGTCCTTGCATAGAGTCTTAGCAAGTTAGCAAACAGCCAAATATACCCAGTAATGCCAATGGTTTCCACATGCTTTGTTCCATATATAACATAATTGCATAGAAAACCTCAGAGTATAAGAGTTAAAATTACCCTATGAACTAGAGAACCAagtggggaagaagaagaagaagagccaaATATACCCAGTAATGCCAATGGTtcccaagaagaagaagaagaggtaaTGACAAGCATAGAGGCAGACAAATATTAAGATGAATGCAAGAGGGATTGAAAAGTTGTTGAAGAGAGCTCGTAACTGGTTGAGCCCTGTGACTGTATCTGAAACTGCTGATCCTACTATAGTGAATACAAGCCATCTCTAAAATCATGAGCCTATAGAGGTCAAACACTCGGTAAGTTGACATCTCATATTATTGAAGTTGCTTCCCCCGAGCCTCTACAATTCTACCAAAACATTGTGGGCTGGCTAAGCCCATCCAATAGGAAAGAATCATCATACAATCAGCAAATCTATTCAAATTTTCCGTTTTGAAGGAAACATGCCTAGTTTCATCCCTAAACCAAAGTCTgtctttgttattttcttttgaaagaagaaaaatggtacAAACTCCACCCAACTTTTTGCACGACTATTACCCCCTTCATGTAATATTCCCATTCTTAACAAGTGAATTGACTTAAATTGTGACGTAGGAGAAGAGAAATACCCAAACAAGAATATGCTAACATGAAATGAGATCCAGCATGTGTTTCAGCTACATAAAGAATCCTCGAACTTACACTCAAACTAGTGGAGTAACTTCAGTATATAAATCTTATCATGGGTTTAAAGGAGGGGTTTTTAACTGCATAATTGATGAATCCGTGGTTCAGAGGGGCTTAAACCTTATCAACAGGTGTAGAGGACCTGTTCAACTTGGGTTTCAGCAACATAAAGCACCCTTGAACTTACGTTCAAACTAGTGGAGTAACTTCAGTATATAAATATAATCATGGGTttaagggaagaagaagagaaaaagaaaaagcgggGAATCTAACTGCATAATTAAAGTTTCCGTGGTTCAGATGGCTTAACCTCATTAATGGGTGTAGAGGACCTGTTAAACGAGGGTGCTACCAAAAAAGTTTGTTAGGATCCCCTGATTGTGATCCAGACACACTAGGCCCAAGAAAAACTGCTGTTTCAAGCAAAGGCCACTCAATTATCTTATTCAAGAAAAGACATACCATAATATAGTCTTCCTTCTGGAGAGATCAGGTACCCAAGGACAGACTTTGACCCACGATCTTAACAAGCATTATATATTGACTGTTCACTGCCTGATCCAATGCAATCTCATTCACTAGGCATAAAACTTCCTACCCGTCAGGCAAACATGTGGTAGTCAGACAAGATCTATCGGCAATAATGGCTAGGTTGATGCACTTCTCATGAGATTCACGTTTTTCAACTTAGCAGTTACATTTCctccaaatatttttcatactaaGATGTTCCATCAACACCATAATGCCTGAATTTTCCAAGTGCAACTCATCACCAAGAAAACTGACGATTAAATTGTAAATCCATTTCTAATGCATCCTCTCTCTTGAAAAGCAGGCTCCTCAGTTATCAAGTGTGTTAGATGAGCTTATCCAGCTCCCTCTTAGTCCAATAAGAACATCATGGAATCTTATTGTACTGACTGTGATGCAAATTGCATGAGTGTCATCCCCCAACAATTCCTATATCTTGACTATATCAATGTCGACAGCCTCTGCACAGGAATAACTACGTAGTCAATCACAATGAGTGACTTCTGAAGGAATCACCTATATCTCTTACTACAGAGAGATATCCAGTTCATGCCTTCTCTGCAACTATAGATAATGCAGCTTTGCATCAACCTTCAAATTCTAGTCACATCgcatcaagaagaaataagTAATGCATATACCAAAAGGAAACCATAACACAAAAGAAACATCAAGATCGGCGCAAAGCAACGGGAGTAATTTAGAATGTTTATCAGCTAGACTAAAAACAGACACCAGAAAGCCAATCTACTATGCCAAGTAGAACCATCTGCGAATTCGGGAATTAGAAATCTCAGTCAACCACGCACCAGATATACTGAACATCCCAACAAACAATGCCCAGATCAAGACCCTAATTTCACGcaagagaagacaaaaacttGACCACCCTGCACTTTAGATCCATAATTCGAAGCACAGTGTTTCTGCATCACGCGTCAAAGAATCGCGCAGAGTAAAAGACAATACGATATCAAGAACTCACCTTCTTGACCGACGCAGACCACGAAAGCACGAGACCCAGAAAcacgatgaagaagaaggggcCCCAGAGATCCCAATCCCTCAGGGCCTTCCCGGGGTCTTCCCGGTACGGGTTCGGGAACACCACCAGCTTCAAATTGCTCACGATCCTCGACATGTCCCGCTTCACCGTGTCCCAGACGGGCTCCGTCAGCGTGTTCGGGCCCGGCCCGAACCCGGTGGCCTCGAAGCCCTGccgcgcgccgccgccgccgctagccgggagcggcggcggggggcggAGGGGGCGGCCGGGGGGCGGCAGCTGGCACGGAGGGCACGAACTTCtgggcggcggaggagggctTGAGGGGGGCTCGGGGGGgatggaggagggaggaagggggaggaggagacgGGGATCTGGGCGCGGGCGGGGCTGGGGGGCGGGCGGGGAGGACCGTGGCGTTCATGAGGTTCTCGATCTCGTCGATGTCGGACTGGGAGGAGGCGTGGAGAGGGACGGTGTCGCTGTGGGAGTGcgacatcttcttcttctttgcccttcttcttcttcttcttcttcttcccgggAAAGTTGTTGCGGGGGCTTCTGGTTTTCTCGGGAAAGTTGCGGCGGGTTGGTGATTATGATGATGGAAATGGcggatctagagagagagagagatggggttGGGATGTTTCAGAGGGGTAGCGAGATCTGGAGAGGAGAACGAAGCAGGGAGGCGGGGGAGGACATGGGGGGCGGCGACGATGCGGAGGAAATGCGAGAAAGATGATCATGACGCATGAGATCGACGTCTTCGGCACGGGGAATGGCGGATTCGGATCCGGTTTTGGGGCGCCTGTTTGAGCCTCTTCGGGCTTGAGATGCTCGGGTCTAAAGGTTCGAAagacaaaatttatgaaataaaaattaatttttaattaaaaattaatatcttaattttattatatgGACAAGTTTTCAACaaagaaattcgtttgataacaattcataatttctatttctaaaataaaaatttatttaataagagaataaaatttttatttttaggaatgGCAAGAATCGCCAAAGATTTAGTGGTCGAAGTCTGACGTCCAACAATCAACATCTGGTGTTTAATGATCGACGGCGGGTGGTTGGAGTCCGATGTCCGACTTCTGGAGGCTGGTGACGGCGACTAGCGGCGGGTGGCCAATGGCCGAAGTCTGGTGGCCGGCGGCGGGTGTCCAAGCCAAAGTTCGGCGGCCAGCGGCAAGGGCCCAAACGCCAAAGTCCGACGATTAATAAATATATCCCGTGTGTTTGACCCTACAATATTCATGTGCATATGTTATTTGCCCTTGCCTTGACCTTGAAAGTCATGTGCATATTTTATAAGCTCCTATTTGGGTCTTGAAAGTCACGTGCATATTATATTTGCTATTATTCGGGTCTTGAGAGTCATGTGCATATCTTGTATGCCATTATATGATTTTGGCCATGCCTGTTCTATAAGTATTTGAAGGCTCTTGCTTGTTTTAGTCAAGGTAAAACATGTGTTATATTGTTGATTTGCCACCGACACTTATTCTAAGTCAAGACTTGCATGTTTCAGTTCGGTGACGAGGTGCCATCCTAACCATGATTTAGTGGTTTTACTTAATAAGTCCATGACTCATCCTATCCTcctattgttgttgttgttgttgttttttttttaaaaagaattgtaGGCATGAAAGAGTTGCGGTTTTGCTAGGGGAGCTAAGGTTTACCTCAGTCTTTTGAAGATGTAGTGATTATAAATATATCGGCCCGAGATAGAAGAGTTTGTAAATATAATTGATGTAATTATATATTTGTAAATGGTTATTTTCCTGGTTGTTTGTTGTTGTCTAGGTGTTGTTTGTAATGCTTTCGTgtgtgcttaatgaaaagataaaaaggaaataggATAGGGACGCGCTTGGGACGTTGCGAAAACAATCCTTGTCGCTCATGACCCTGGGGATGAAGTCGGGGTCATTACAAAACCCATTATTTCACACACTCATTGATGAGATTTTCCATTCTGTCATTGTTCTGCAATTGTACAATTTCTCTAACATGTCGAAGCTGAACCCATGACTATTTCTTTTTATGCCTTCCTAATGCTAGCTTactagaaattattaaaataataatttataggCTCTAAGTGTTATAAATAGAAGGATTGCTAGATATCTTCAGCGGGTGGTTCTAATATTatagatagaagaagaagatctacAATATGGGAACATTTTAAAGAGATTCCAAGTCAAGAAAAGGCCGAGTGTTTATATTGGGGGACCTTTATTGGTTGTGCTAGTGGTCAATGGACTAGTTCGATGCATTGTCATCTAGGTAGATGAAAGGTGTCACACTCCGAATTTCGAGCGCGCACACATCCCTCTGCGGTTGATACAAATGCGACgttcctaggacgcgtcgccgacctattcattttaaatgcacatgcgaaaacaaaacaataacccctgacaacaaacggcatgggataggaaagtagagCAACATTTCACAAATGcgcacttttataaacaatggGTTTAGATGCAAAAAGAGTCTGGTTAAAAGTCTACAAGAAGGTCGGCTTTCAAAAAGGAATTGTTCTATGACAAACTAGTCGAACACAAACGCCAATCCTTTTGACTCCACCTCGACAGACTCCGAGGCTTCGGTTCTTTACGACCACcttctaaggacctgaaaattgTTATACAATAatcagtgagacaatgtcttggCAAGTCCACCCCTTAAACCCTTATTAAGAAGGAAATACACCTCGGGGCGCTTTAgtcacacaatcacacaattagAATAGATGACTTATCTCACATCAGTTCCTCCCTGCACATCAGCATAGTTCATATCAcaaatgcatataattaatgcacatGACAATTGAAATGCCTTatcaactcaatcaatcacaggtgtcccgattataaggccaaaccattatgacacgtcccatatcATGCCACACAGTTTAATCTCATAATCAGACGCATCAAACTCAGACAATTATatgttccaattgttaattaagccACTCAAGGCACTGCCGACTCCCATGTTCAGCAGTCTATTGGCATAGTTAGGCATTGTCTCTTCCTCATTGAGCATGCTACGTCACAAAGACGGCTATCCTAAAGGAGCATGAGTTCATAATCTATTGTGACCTGAtaccctaatgcatgggtaacccgaaaGTGAGATTTAGTAACGTCCGGTGTAAATGCTAGGACGGGTTATctttaaccaacacacgactaTTTAATCTCGGCCTAGGACattatgcattgcactcaaatgcctcaattaaaatagtgatactggcctatttttttcatattaaaaatatcctagaaaatagtcgtgtgtgggtacatggtcaattcgaaccagaaaaattgatacatttccttttcaaaccccactatttggtatagtacttaaaaatccatttttggtgtcaaaacccaaTACCCGAGATTTTCTTAATAAACATtataattttcacaatcatcactcaatttcacaattcaacaatcaattgcataatctgaacacaccattgcaaccagcacgaaattccagtcatcgactatctcggtctaatttctggaaaataatcaataattaaatatattccaaaaataaataaataaataatatattatattaataaaattttaataaaataatatttataaattagaaataaataattaatttaaaataattaattaagggcCTAAttaagattacactaatttaatcaccTAATTAGCCTTAATGAATTATCCACGAAACTAATCACATCccttaatctaattaacaattaactaaactaatctaaccacttaaccATACTTAGCTTAATCTAAgcaccccttaagcataattaatttCATAAGTAAGGTTTAGTGAttaaactcatcggtttagcgttccggtgagtccacggctATGGCGACGCAAGGCGGACGACAATCCTCCTagcggcgacaccaaccaaGGCTGGGAATGGCTTGAAAACAGGCCACGAAGACCTCACGGCTTGCTGGTTTTCTACTTTTGTTCTTTGGCTGAACTACAGAGAGTTGAACCCAGCAACTTCAACGGTTGAAATGGCGAAGACGGGTTGGTCGGAGCTCCAGCGAGCGGGTGGTCGACAACCAATGGCACCTGGGGTCAAGGGGGGATGTGTTGGTGGTTGGGACGGCGGAGGAAGAGTCGAAATGGGAGAAAAATCGAAGAAAACGTGAAACAGGCGGACCAGGCGGGCGAACCGACGGACCGACGCCCGACGGCTTCAGGCTGGTAGACGGGATGGTCGGAGAATCGTTCCGGCAAGCGGCGGTGCTCCTGTACGGACTAGATGTGCTGGTCATGGTGGTGGGTGGAGCATGAACTAATTTGCACGAGCAGACAACTTTTAACTCAGATCTTTGGGGAAGGGTTAGTTGAAGCAGAAATAGGTAGAAGGAGAAAACATGGGGGAAACGGCGAGCTTGGCTGGTCCGACAGGTGTGCGACGGTGGAGGGGGCTGCTGTGCTCAGTTTGCTGGTTATCTTAAGCTCTCTCAAGGCCTCTACAATGGGGAAAGCAAagttgaagaggaagaagaagatgactaCTAAAGGGGGTTCACCATTTGCCTTCAAAGTCTTCTCTATTATCCTTAAACACTCATTACACTTGTCCCCACCACTCAGCCCTATCCTCTGCCTCTTTTCCCTCACAAAACTTCCCCAACAAGCCTTAGTTGAGTccccaaatgttgcaccccaccCTTGGTTACGAATTTGTACACATTCCCCTCCAATTCCATCAATTCTCCTTCAATTCTCATCTAAATGAGTTCAAATCGAAGCTTATAAATTCATCCAAGGTGTCCACACTTAAATCCACGTTTTTCCTTATCTATTGAACCATCTTGTATCCCAAAATTGCGATCAAAAGCGGGCCTACGAATTTCCTAATCCAAAATAACCATATCTTGATTTTTCGCTGAAAAtcttggtttgcagaaaaatcttcggaggatgagtcgacgtttctaaaatgaattgtgacataacaaaacttcttatttctgaaatcgagttcaatttctcgattaattttaatctggcgcgattttagtgCGTCATAATCTAGctttcatgaatttttagtgcatttgacctgtgattgattattttcaaatCATAAAGTGCATCTTTGATACATTGATGattctcagttgtcgtgaaaatctcgagatttcaaatacggacacagagtacggaaaagatagaaaaatcggtctagtgccgttcagcgagaattttgcaattaggtggaatcacccacacttaatcacgtacctctatcgaatcgacctatccctggtcactaatcgattttgaccgtgccataatgacccttgcaaattaacACAGTCGAGTAAtcaattcctggtcgaattctcaagtctattatgttaaaatttcttaacggcttcacccgatatactagttatcccatgagtgatcagctcaaggaaaagaactataagcgcgtcgatgaaaagccaaACTTATCTAATAGAAACTagaacctgaaattcaggatgtcacataagAAATATTCATATGCAAACATtggaaaaaaggcaaaaaagtaCCTCGAGTCAAGCTGTTGGAGCTAGTAGTTCGTCAAGTCCTTAGAAATTTGATCAAGATGATAGTAGAAAATAATGAGCGATCATGTTTTTTCTAAGTGAGTTGCCTTTTAAGTTGGTAGAGCATGGGGGATTTCATCGATTTGTGAataaaatccagccaaaattctTAATCCTGACACGCAACATAATGAGGTGCGATTGTTATGATTTATACATGGAGAAAAGAAGTAAGTTAAAGAAATATTTCTCCGAGACATCTTCTAGAGTATGTTTAACAACTGACACATGGacatattgtcaaaatttaagttACATGTGTTTGCTTGCTCATTTCATTGATGCTAATTGGAAATTGCTAGAGAAGAAGATATTAGTTTTTTGTCAGATCTCAAGTCATTCTGCTAAGATAATAGGAAAAGCAATTGAGAAATGCTTGACTGATTAAGGGATTCATAGTGTTTTTTCTATCACTGTAAATAATGCTAGCTCGAATGACTTGGGAGTTCAATATCTGAAAAAAGATACTCAACTCTTAGAACTCTCTGTTATTGAGAGGTTTTGTGATCATATATTAAGTTTGATTATTAGAGAGGGGTTAAAAGACATAAATGACTCGATTGTTAGAATATGTTCGGCCGAACACTATGTGAGATCTTCCCCTAGCGGGTTAAGAAAGTTCAAGGGTTTTGTTGAATTAGAGAATATTGAGTCGAAGAGTTTTGTATGTTTGGATGTGGAAATTCGTTGGAACTCAACATACATGATGTTGGAATTGGCTTTGAAGTTTGAAAGAGCTTTTAGTAATATGGAACTTTGGAATAGTAAATATGCCTAGGAGCTTTCCAAGGGGAAATGGTTGCCCACtagtgaaaattgaaattatgcatgtcactttcttcattttctgaaattgttttttgatacaactataaattttttaggtttttcttatGTCACTAGCAATAATATGGCGAATAATATGTACGGGATTTATATGATGATTGAGAGATATTGTGGAAATGAGGACCAAAGCTTGCAAAAAATGGCTcgagaatgaaaaagaaattctataaGTATTTTGGTAACATGAACAACATCAATCTCACTTTATTCATTGCTTGCGTACTTGACTTGCAACATAAGTGGGACTATGTTAACTGGATGATTAGTTATGTTTATGAAAGTAAGTAGGCAGAAACTttacaagaaaaaataatatctaTGACATTATTGTTTAAGCAACACCGCACACGTGTGTGCCCTCAAAGCAACTTGAGGCTAAAGAGCACAAGGATAGTAAGCATGTTAAGGTCTCTAGTGGTTGGTGCTGATATTATGGCTAAAATGTATTTTAGTCAAACCGGACAATGGTATTTGGATGAAAAATCTGAATTGGACAAGTACTTGGAGGAAGCATGTGAACGTTATAACTATGAGTTTGATATCTTAAGTTGGTGGAAAGGAAATTCATCGAGATATCCTATCCTTTCTACCATTGCTAGAGATATCTTGATTATGCCCATCTTGATTGTAGCATTGAAGGCTACATTTAGCGCAGGAGGTCATGTGCTCGATATGTTTCATAGTTCCTTGACCCCAACCATGGCAAAGGCTCTTATATGTACTCAAGATTGGTTACGATCCACGTCACTTTCACGTTCGATTCAAGAGGACTTAGAAGACTAagaaatatttgagttagatggGAAAATATGGTTGTAGAATATTTAtacatttctttatttcattgCATACGttaattctcattttcatcatgAATTTATTGTAGAGTTGCCAAATTTAACCACAGAGTCAAACTCGATATTGACTTCTCTCGATGATTAATGTATTGGAGGTTAGTATGAGTAGTTTCTAtctaggaattttttttttggccctatGTTTCTTGCTTCTCATTCAAAAAGTTGAATGATTCATGTCTGCTTGTGTGGAATTGTTTGTtgccccttttgtttttctagttgTGGGCCTAAGAGAATTTTGCTATTGGCACATGTTTAAGTTACACTTTAACTTATGCTTGTTGCTTTGCAGATGCTGGTCTTTATGttatactttctttttttcttttttcttttttcgttttagCTTTGAATGATGCTGAGGTTCTGAGATTTTGATGCTTCTTTGTGTTACTATTTGGCGAAAAAATGGAGGATGTTCAACGAATGCCCTCATCTAAATGAGAAGCAGTGGATGGAGTCAAGCTAGGAATTAGGATTGGCTCTAAGACAGAAAATTTTGGTTTCTAAATAGGAGAACCCAAATGGAGGTTTCTTCActtaattcatttattttacctTTCGTTTGTTGGGATAGTTTTGAAGATGATAAGAAGTTGTTTGTTTTGCCTTTATTGCAACCTTAAACCCTCCTATTATATTTAAATCAGGCCCAACATGAAAGGGTTCATAATTGTGCATTGGGGGCAGAAAACAATAGGATTCGATGCAAAGAAATTGTGATAAGaaatgatgtgaatcgttgcggaatgatcgttctacgaaggctcagatggtgcgaattgcaaactttgacctccaatcaaacctgtaaTTGGCAACCTTGATATTTGACAaacgcgtgtcaaccaaccaacgttatagacgccacgagcgaaagaattcgctatctcgctcgataagtcgaattgaCCATCACAAGAAAaccttgattaggtcaagtctttaaaagaacagtagaagagaatctctcaactttttcctcaaaaataaaatatatctacCCCCAAAGAAATTtagcaaatcctttatataggctttcTAGCCgtcacacaaaccctaaaaccaaccctaaaaaaaaaaaatctaatgcatcatattctagaatattcctaaacaagaagagagagagagagagagagagagagagagagagagagagagagagagagatatatatatatatatatatatatttacttggtaaaatatttggtgaccagataatcaaattgtgccaagattttcaagattattcaagatttgatccaaggttaTCTCCACGCCGAAGATCAcaaaccatgacgccaacagcttgcctaaATTACTTGGCTCGCGCTTGAGTGATCGAAttagtagaaatagaaaatgggtccttagcacctcctcctcgatatggctcgatgtccacatgATTCCCTCCCCTGTGCAAAGGATTTGCCCTCAAATCATCACTGGCAtcgaaaagagtcaagtcaaaaacattaaatgtggTAATAACGTCATACTTACCTGGTAGATCAAGCTTGTAGacattattgttaactctttccaaaaccatgaatggtccatccccttgtggtaataacttagaatgtcaCTACTTAGGAAATCTTTTTTtgcgcatatgaacccaaacccaatcgtCGAGTTCAAGCACCACTTCCTTGCACCCTTTGTtggcttgccttgcatattgctcagtcttgcGCTTAATATTTGCGCACGTCTTCTCATGCAACGCCTTGACAAATTTagctttctttgctccatctaaatccacacgctCATCAACAGGTAAAATGGTTAAATCTAACGGAGTTAAcggattaaaaccatagacaacctcaaatagtgtaaatttagtagcagaatgcatgctcctattatatgcaaatttaatatgtggcagacaatcttcccaagattttatgttctttttaataatagcacaCAACAATaccctaaagttctattaactacctcggttTGACCATCGATCTatggatgacaagtagtagaaaataacaaccgtgtttctaattttttccacaatattttccaaaagtagctaagaaatttagaatctcgattTGAAACAATTActctaggcatgccatgcaaacgtacaacctccctaaagaacaaatcagcaatatgagatgcatcattagTTTTATGACAATGTATAAAATGAGCCATatttgaaaaccgatcaacaatcacataaatagaatctctaccatacttagacctaggcaatcctaacacaaaattCATAGAAATATCCATCCAAGGATGCGTTGAaa
This genomic stretch from Eucalyptus grandis isolate ANBG69807.140 chromosome 3, ASM1654582v1, whole genome shotgun sequence harbors:
- the LOC104437370 gene encoding LOW QUALITY PROTEIN: protein YIPF6 homolog (The sequence of the model RefSeq protein was modified relative to this genomic sequence to represent the inferred CDS: inserted 2 bases in 2 codons) gives rise to the protein MSHSHSDTVPLHASSQSDIDEIENLMNATVLPARPPAPXRAQIPVSSSPFLXSSIPPEPPSSPPPPPRSSCPPCQLPPPGRPLRPPPPLPASGGGGARQGFEATGFGPGPNTLTEPVWDTVKRDMSRIVSNLKLVVFPNPYREDPGKALRDWDLWGPFFFIVFLGLVLSWSASVKKSEVFAVAFALLAAGAVILTLNVLLLGGHIIFFQSLSLLGYCLFPLDVGALICLLKDNVILKVIVVCVTLAWSSWAAYPFMSSAVNPRRKALALYPVFLMYVSVGFLIIAID